A window of Oncorhynchus nerka isolate Pitt River linkage group LG4, Oner_Uvic_2.0, whole genome shotgun sequence contains these coding sequences:
- the irx1b gene encoding iroquois-class homeodomain protein IRX-1b, whose protein sequence is MSFSQLGYPQFLSGSQEVYGGDRAGSGRDGGAESGVNQAATAAAVSSMLGMYGNPWAAQNYSAFLPYSGADLALISQMNSQYDLKDIPGVHPGGLAVHTGAGFYPYGQYGYGDPNRAKAATRETTSTLKAWLQEHQKNPYPTKGEKIMLAIITKMTLTQVSTWFANARRRLKKENKVTWGRSAEDRDGRIFSSDNEDEPEKQESEDEEDEEIDLESIDIDKVEENRGDQREGEGEGKLASDSSSLESQRKLSVEALRGMEGPISLIKAPVGACKNAVDLSPNGPGCQRPPQNKPKIWSLAETATSPDSSHKPSPAASAPHAATSPSHHPALLPGHGIYTCQIGKQLHNWANAAFLSANSLLGVRSLLSTANPAGHHMPLHGALKRQDARATQASGASEDESGDESSESFSPKRDDDVNIRRSGSPKSPFQLITDRSHHGTAQRALSTISTI, encoded by the exons ATGTCTTTCTCGCAGCTGGGGTACCCCCAGTTTCTAAGTGGCTCCCAGGAGGTTTATGGGGGCGACCGGGCCGGCTCTGGCCGAGATGGAGGCGCCGAGAGCGGCGTGAATCAGGCAGCTACTGCCGCTGCTGTTAGCTCGATGCTGGGGATGTATGGTAACCCGTGGGCGGCTCAGAACTACAGCGCGTTTCTCCCCTACAGCGGTGCAGACCTCGCCCTCATATCGCAAATG AACTCCCAGTATGATCTGAAGGACATCCCCGGAGTTCACCCGGGAGGTCTGGCTGTCCACACCGGCGCGGGGTTCTACCCGTATGGCCAGTATGGCTACGGCGACCCGAACCGAGCCAAGGCCGCCACCAGGGAGACCACCAGCACTCTGAAGGCCTGGCTGCAGGAGCACCAGAAGAACCCGTATCCCACCAAGGGAGAGAAGATCATGCTGGCCATCATCACCAAGATGACACTTACACAG GTGTCCACGTGGTTCGCCAACGCGCGCAGGCGTCTGAAGAAGGAGAACAAGGTGACGTGGGGCCGCAGCGCGGAGGACCGGGATGGACGGATCTTCAGTAGTGACAATGAGGACGAGCCTGAGAAACAGGAGAGCGAGGATGAAGAGGACGAGGAGATCGATTTAGAGAGTATCGACATTGATAAAGTCGAGGAGAACCGTGGAGatcagagggaaggggagggagaggggaagctgGCATCGGATTCGAGTAGCTTGGAGAGCCAGAGGAAGCTGTCTGTTGAAGCCCTCAGAGGCATGGAGGGTCCTATTTCTCTCATCAAGGCGCCGGTTGGTGCTTGTAAAAACGCAGTGGATCTTTCCCCCAATGGACCGGGGTGCCAGAGGCCCCCACAGAACAAACCCAAAATCTGGTCTCTGGCGGAGACAGCCACAAGCCCCGACAGTTCCCATAAACCTTCCCCGGCTGCCTCAGCTCCTCACGCGGCCACGTCTCCCTCCCACCACCCGGCCCTACTCCCGGGTCATGGAATATACACTTGCCAGATAGGGAAGCAGCTCCACAACTGGGCCAACGCAGCGTTCCTCAGTGCCAACTCTCTTCTGGGCGTCAGGTCGCTTCTCAGCACGGCAAACCCAGCTGGACACCACATGCCTCTCCACGGCGCACTGAAGCGTCAGGACGCAAGGGCGACGCAGGCTTCAGGGGCATCCGAGGACGAGAGTGGAGATGAGTCTTCGGAGAGCTTCAGTCCAAAGCGAGAtg ATGACGTGAATATTCGCAGGTCTGGCTCGCCGAAGTCTCCCTTCCAGCTGATCACCGACAG ATCTCACCACGGAACCGCGCAACGCGCTCTCTCGACCATTTCCACAATATGA